In the genome of Halictus rubicundus isolate RS-2024b chromosome 9, iyHalRubi1_principal, whole genome shotgun sequence, one region contains:
- the LOC143357546 gene encoding tubulin delta chain, producing MFTLQFGQCGNQLGHALFSKISSDMECVNTSVPYNVNYQYSEDTFNKWFSGISKEGKRLARAVLVDTEDKVIKKICNDATIPWKYYTKNIICQSGGGCANNWAYGYMIKGQELKDQILNSVRHEIEKLDHFDGFLFLLSSSGGTGSGIGSLIAQLLREEYSTKPIVTTTVLPFSFGEVCTQNYNTLFTLAKLYNYSDMNILIENEQIHDICKNLLKKFATSLSDMNDIISEKLLAVFQPINYLKSSIATLVSQIASHPSYKFARIKSTPHIPTTYSMYEPIYNWNSYLQHLKETLRIPNLDSKLTDIELKLPSYSLSTTAHHAYACSVSNVLITRGTATDNDPIIANEFRDKRLYTDWNSADCFSHLHQERKFLNYDKFLALLTNNSQISYFLDTSLNKSWKSYTHAAYLHQYKRFGLEDDDFLQAFAILENVVKEYQELK from the coding sequence ATGTTTACTCTACAATTTGGACAATGTGGAAATCAACTAGGCCAtgcattattttcaaaaatatcatCAGACATGGAATGTGTAAATACCAGTGTACCGTATAATGTTAATTATCaatattcagaagatacatttaataaatggttTAGTGGTATATCCAAGGAGGGTAAACGATTAGCAAGAGCAGTTCTTGTAGATACAGAAgacaaagtaataaaaaaaatttgcaatGATGCAACAATTCCATGGAagtattatacaaaaaatataatttgtcaATCTGGAGGAGGATGTGCAAATAATTGGGCGTATGGTTACATGATAAAAGGACAAGAGTTAAAAGATCAAATACTAAATTCTGTAAGGCATGAAATAGAGAAACTGGATCATTTTGATGGATTTCTTTTCCTCTTAAGTTCATCAGGAGGCACAGGATCTGGAATTGGAAGTTTAATTGCACAGTTGTTACGCGAAGAATATAGTACAAAACCAATTGTTACCACAACAGTATTACCATTTTCATTTGGTGAAGTATGCACCCAAAACTATAATACATTATTCACATTGGCAAAACTTTATAATTATAGTGATATGAATATATTAATTGAAAATGAACAAATACATGATATAtgcaaaaatttgttgaaaaagTTTGCAACGAGTTTAAGCGATatgaatgatattatttctGAAAAGTTGTTGGCTGTCTTTCAaccaataaattatttaaaatccaGTATAGCAACATTGGTGTCTCAAATAGCATCGCATCCTTCTTATAAATTTGCAAGAATCAAGAGCACTCCTCATATACCTACTACATACTCAATGTATGAACCTATTTATAATTGGAACTCATATCTGCAACATCTAAAAGAAACACTTCGAATACCAAATTTAGATTCAAAATTGACCGACATCGAATTGAAACTACCATCCTATTCATTAAGCACAACTGCGCATCATGCATATGCGTGTTCTGTATCAAATGTTCTGATTACACGTGGCACTGCAACAGATAATGATCCCATTATAGCTAATGAATTTAGAGATAAACGTTTGTATACAGACTGGAACAGTGCTGACTGCTTTTCTCATTTGCATCAAGAACGAAAATTCTTAAATTATGACAAGTTTCTTGCCCTGCTCACCAACAATTCCCAAATTTCCTATTTCCTAGATACGAGTTTAAATAAATCATGGAAATCTTACACTCATGCTGCATACCTACATCAATATAAACGATTTGGTTTGGAAGATGATGATTTTTTACAAGCTTTTGCAATACTCGAAAATGTTGTAAAAGAATATCAGGa